The DNA sequence CAGCCTTTGCTTCATCAGCTAATCTTGAACTTGATCTATGCAAAAGTCAGTTACAAGCTGAAGATAAGAGTAACAATTTCAATTTTTACGCACACTATGCCCGGTAATATATCTTTATATTGTCTTTACTTTTGTTTTACTCACTAGCGTTTATCGTTTGAAACTTTTTGTTCTGTTTATTGTTTTCCATTCCTAGTAATTCATGCAGGCCAGTGCATGAAATCACAATTTCAACAAATGACAAGCCAAAACTCCTCAGTCAGGTTGTTTTGTTCACACCAGCCAATACAATTCACCAGAATTTTTagttttgtttgcttttgttttaGTTCAAGCTTGCATGATGCAACTGCAGTTAACTTCTTTAATCTCTGAGACTGGGCTTGACATTCAAGAAGCACATGCTTTTTCGACGTTGGATGGATACTCTCTGGATGTTTTTGTTGTTGGTGGTTGGGCAGTTGAGGTATTTTGtcccttttgttttatttttcattgtagTAACTGATAATGAAGGAAATTTTAGCTTATGGAATGAAAAACATGCACAGAAATTTATCTCAAGAAGATATATATCTGTTTTATGTAATACTACTACTTTGAATCAAATTGTGTATACaagtatttttaagttttataactTACCAGCTCTATGAACTCTGATTGAACGCTACTTGTATCTCATTTCTATGTAACAGTTTACTTGACAGTCCTCCATTTTTGAAATTTGTAGGAGACAGAGAAATTAAAACATGTACTAGCAAAGAAAATGCAAAAACTCGAGGTAGGCATTTATAGTCCCGCTTGTGGTTATACATTTTAGCATGTTCACGCATTAAAAGTTAGACATTTTCTTATTCTTTGATTGAATTAAACTTGTGGAGAAATACATGCCTACAAGACGCTTTAAATGTTCTAGATTAGTATTAAGCATTAACTTATTAATTCGGAGTTAACAAATTAAGTATTTCTCCCATCTACGTAAACCGTTTATTTATAAGTTATGTTTTGGGTGGAAAACGGAAATCCAGAAGCAACCTCAGTTGAAAGAAAATGGCACTATTAATACAGCAGAGCAAGGGAATACTGGGTTCAAATTTATATCTAGTCATGTAAATTTTGCTAATAATGGAAATGATGTCTGGGATGAAAGATGTTTGAGATGTGAAAAGAAAATTGCATCTGGATCTTTCAGTGATCTGTGAGTATTAtcattttatttctttaactTGATATGTTTGTGAGTATGTAACTAACAAACTGGCACAGGTATAAGGGTATTTTCTGTAACCAAGATGTGGCTATCAAAGTTCTCAAGGACGATAATTTGAATGAAAATATACAGAGGGAGTTTTATCAAGAAGTCTATATCCTAAGGTTTGTTCTATTACAAATTCTATTCATCACATTTAGCACACCACCCTTCATTTCTTTGAATTCAATAACATTTCCATAAGAGTCAATTGCCAAGGGAAAAGGACTTTTAAAAGGAACTTTAgcacaaaagttaaaaaaaacgaTGATTTGCCTTGTTTGACATGTTTAGCGTTCAAAGgcatattttgaaaatttagtgTGTGAAGTGCACCAGCCAAAACATAAGAATAGTTACATTTATCATAGAATACATGGCTTACTTGAATTGAAATCCTGCAGTAAAATTCAACATAAAAATGTCGTGAGATTTTTTGGTGCCTGTACAAAACCCCCTAACCATTACCTTGTCACAGGTAAAATTTATCATTGTGGATTATATTTTGCTCATTGTTGGCAAGGTAAATACAATGGTTGTGATATCAATGTCAATTGAATGCGTaatctgtttttatttttcagaatatATGTCTGGTGGAAGTATGTATGACTTTCTTCATATAAAGAAGGCTGCGCTTTCTCTCCCATGGTTGCTTAAGGTTGCCATTGAGGTTTCAGAAGGAATGAAATATTTGCACCAGAATGATATCATACATCGAGACCTCAAAACAGCTAATCTCTTGATGGATAATAAAGGGGTAATTAAGTCCTTATATCTTCTACATTACTTTAGACCTTACTGTCTATGTATGATTTCTTAGTTAATGTTGTCAAATTGTATACtacataattgttaattgttctcGTTGATAGAATTTAGGTAGTAATAACTTCAAACTCCAATATCATGAACACCGAAGCAGAGTATGATCTTATATTGTAAGAAAAACTAACAGGTAGTTAAGGTTGCTGATTTTGGGGTGGCTAGAGTGAACAATCAATCCGGGGTGATGACTGCAGAAACTGGAACTTATCGGTGGATGGCTCCGGAGGTATGTATGTATTGCCAGTGTTGATTACTACTTGTCTTTCCGAATTTATGAattatggattttttttattCCGCTGATTCCGATCCCTGGATTATTGTGCATGCATATGGAAGGTGATTGAGCATAAACCATATGATCACAAAGCTGATGTTTATAGTTTCGGCATTGTCCTTTGGGAGCTTCTCACAGGAAAGGTAAAGCTTTCTGTTGGTGGTGTTCGTTGTTaagttataataaaataatggtCTCTCAGAATTCACggcttatatatatatgtttcatGCATGACTGAATTACAGCTTCCTTATGAGCATTTGTCCCCATTGCATGCGGCAGTTGGAGTGGCCCAAAAGGTAGTGTTTCTTTATTAAGTAATTATgatcaatgcatgaattttttagaGTTGGTTAAATGAACGATTAGAAGTAAAAGGCTGCGGTTTAATATTAGCAATGTGAATGAGTTGTTGCAGGGTTTGAGGCCGGAAATTCCAAGGCACACGCATCCAATGTTGGTGGAATTAATTCACCGGTGCTGGCACCAAGATCCATCTTCAAGACCGAATTTCACAGAAATTCTGGAATTTCTGTTGCACATAACCATGAAGGTTGGTTCTAGAATCTAGACATAATATTTTTCCTAACGGTTTTTGGTGTAATTCAAGCTTCTATAAAAGAATGCTATCTTTTCTACCAACACAGGTTGCTGGGAAAGGTGAGGTAAAGGGAATGTATGAAACGTTTTCAGGCTGAGAAGACATATGTAAACAATGATATTTAATTTCTCAATCTAGGTCGTTCGTTCATCATGCTTTGGAACCCTTTGACCTCTAACTGCAGATGTGAATAATAAACACATGCAATAATGCAAAGTGATGTTTGATACCAACATTCTTAGAAAGTGTATCTAGCTAATCTCATGAGTATTTTTACTCGATccattttatctttttcttcgCTTTGTTTGTTACGACCAAAATGAGTCATTATTGGTACTCATAAAAATTGTTCTCTAACAAACATAACAAATttgaatataaattaaataaaaaagttataaatatttttaataaatttacaaataccAGAATGAatagttatatattatttttagcaAAACACAAAATAGATTAATATAGTTGGATTTTGTCCGTAACATATGAAGTATATAACATCTAGAAATTCAATAAAGAATATGTATTCATTGCAAAAGGACTCACATATTCAAGTATTTgttcttgaaaaatattttttttttgaaaacggaATGAATTTTgtaactcagtgactagacaatatatctataatccacatgagaccatataaacattattcttaaagtaattttatttagaaaatagtAGTTGATACTAATAAATGAATCAATAAGGAAGTTCTCAatacaaaaatcaaatcaaataatccacACCGGgtggctccacctctaagggtaaCCCTTTCTTCTCGTGTGGCCATACAGAATAACAGATATAACGTGTgacctacacgttaggctagtaATGTCCCTGCTAATTGAGATCTGAattagatgcatctaagttaacgttatgaccgccgttaactacggttttctaatatgAGCCTCCCAAactaattcaaaacatataatttcaaatacaataaATCTTTGATCTATCAAATGTATAAAgtattaaatcaaataatactttcTCATCGGAAATCCTTTTTAATCATAAGAACTTTCAAACATATTTCACAATTTCAATGTAAGTGAGTACCAACAATATTTCCAACGCTTCAAAAATACATATTCAAGTAAAATTAAatgttataaaataatataaaacttcatCAAACATACATATAGTCTCATTGTAAATTTTCAAGGTACGAGcttcacaaaaataattattcaaccctaataaatcaa is a window from the Arachis hypogaea cultivar Tifrunner chromosome 17, arahy.Tifrunner.gnm2.J5K5, whole genome shotgun sequence genome containing:
- the LOC112766206 gene encoding serine/threonine-protein kinase STY46 isoform X1; this translates as MGDTESRGSRVCNSWWNQSGRKQKQKDEVYGEVLSRLKGLNVKEASVPGFDDELWAHFYYLPTRYALDMNVERAQDVLMHKRLLHMARFPTIATGPAIEVRLVQVRASSAVRSPQYFDTSATMMSFHPPPAFASSANLELDLCKSQLQAEDKSNNFNFYAHYARNSCRPVHEITISTNDKPKLLSQLTSLISETGLDIQEAHAFSTLDGYSLDVFVVGGWAVEETEKLKHVLAKKMQKLEKQPQLKENGTINTAEQGNTGFKFISSHVNFANNGNDVWDERCLRCEKKIASGSFSDLYKGIFCNQDVAIKVLKDDNLNENIQREFYQEVYILSKIQHKNVVRFFGACTKPPNHYLVTEYMSGGSMYDFLHIKKAALSLPWLLKVAIEVSEGMKYLHQNDIIHRDLKTANLLMDNKGVVKVADFGVARVNNQSGVMTAETGTYRWMAPEVIEHKPYDHKADVYSFGIVLWELLTGKLPYEHLSPLHAAVGVAQKGLRPEIPRHTHPMLVELIHRCWHQDPSSRPNFTEILEFLLHITMKVAGKGEVKGMYETFSG
- the LOC112766206 gene encoding serine/threonine-protein kinase STY46 isoform X3, whose amino-acid sequence is MGDTESRGSRVCNSWWNQSGRKQKQKDEVYGEVLSRLKGLNVKEASVPGFDDELWAHFYYLPTRYALDMNVERAQDVLMHKRLLHMARFPTIATGPAIEVRLVQISREALLVHALCSFHPPPAFASSANLELDLCKSQLQAEDKSNNFNFYAHYARNSCRPVHEITISTNDKPKLLSQLTSLISETGLDIQEAHAFSTLDGYSLDVFVVGGWAVEETEKLKHVLAKKMQKLEKQPQLKENGTINTAEQGNTGFKFISSHVNFANNGNDVWDERCLRCEKKIASGSFSDLYKGIFCNQDVAIKVLKDDNLNENIQREFYQEVYILSKIQHKNVVRFFGACTKPPNHYLVTEYMSGGSMYDFLHIKKAALSLPWLLKVAIEVSEGMKYLHQNDIIHRDLKTANLLMDNKGVVKVADFGVARVNNQSGVMTAETGTYRWMAPEVIEHKPYDHKADVYSFGIVLWELLTGKLPYEHLSPLHAAVGVAQKGLRPEIPRHTHPMLVELIHRCWHQDPSSRPNFTEILEFLLHITMKVAGKGEVKGMYETFSG
- the LOC112766206 gene encoding serine/threonine-protein kinase STY46 isoform X2, with product MGDTESRGSRVCNSWWNQSGRKQKQKDEVYGEVLSRLKGLNVKEASVPGFDDELWAHFYYLPTRYALDMNVERAQDVLMHKRLLHMARFPTIATGPAIEVRLVQVRASSAVRSPQYFDTSATMMSFHPPPAFASSANLELDLCKSQLQAEDKSNNFNFYAHYARNSCRPVHEITISTNDKPKLLSQLTSLISETGLDIQEAHAFSTLDGYSLDVFVVGGWAVEETEKLKHVLAKKMQKLEQPQLKENGTINTAEQGNTGFKFISSHVNFANNGNDVWDERCLRCEKKIASGSFSDLYKGIFCNQDVAIKVLKDDNLNENIQREFYQEVYILSKIQHKNVVRFFGACTKPPNHYLVTEYMSGGSMYDFLHIKKAALSLPWLLKVAIEVSEGMKYLHQNDIIHRDLKTANLLMDNKGVVKVADFGVARVNNQSGVMTAETGTYRWMAPEVIEHKPYDHKADVYSFGIVLWELLTGKLPYEHLSPLHAAVGVAQKGLRPEIPRHTHPMLVELIHRCWHQDPSSRPNFTEILEFLLHITMKVAGKGEVKGMYETFSG
- the LOC112766206 gene encoding serine/threonine-protein kinase STY46 isoform X4 gives rise to the protein MGDTESRGSRVCNSWWNQSGRKQKQKDEVYGEVLSRLKGLNVKEASVPGFDDELWAHFYYLPTRYALDMNVERAQDVLMHKRLLHMARFPTIATGPAIEISREALLVHALCSFHPPPAFASSANLELDLCKSQLQAEDKSNNFNFYAHYARNSCRPVHEITISTNDKPKLLSQLTSLISETGLDIQEAHAFSTLDGYSLDVFVVGGWAVEETEKLKHVLAKKMQKLEKQPQLKENGTINTAEQGNTGFKFISSHVNFANNGNDVWDERCLRCEKKIASGSFSDLYKGIFCNQDVAIKVLKDDNLNENIQREFYQEVYILSKIQHKNVVRFFGACTKPPNHYLVTEYMSGGSMYDFLHIKKAALSLPWLLKVAIEVSEGMKYLHQNDIIHRDLKTANLLMDNKGVVKVADFGVARVNNQSGVMTAETGTYRWMAPEVIEHKPYDHKADVYSFGIVLWELLTGKLPYEHLSPLHAAVGVAQKGLRPEIPRHTHPMLVELIHRCWHQDPSSRPNFTEILEFLLHITMKVAGKGEVKGMYETFSG
- the LOC112766206 gene encoding serine/threonine-protein kinase STY46 isoform X5; amino-acid sequence: MQVRASSAVRSPQYFDTSATMMSFHPPPAFASSANLELDLCKSQLQAEDKSNNFNFYAHYARNSCRPVHEITISTNDKPKLLSQLTSLISETGLDIQEAHAFSTLDGYSLDVFVVGGWAVEETEKLKHVLAKKMQKLEKQPQLKENGTINTAEQGNTGFKFISSHVNFANNGNDVWDERCLRCEKKIASGSFSDLYKGIFCNQDVAIKVLKDDNLNENIQREFYQEVYILSKIQHKNVVRFFGACTKPPNHYLVTEYMSGGSMYDFLHIKKAALSLPWLLKVAIEVSEGMKYLHQNDIIHRDLKTANLLMDNKGVVKVADFGVARVNNQSGVMTAETGTYRWMAPEVIEHKPYDHKADVYSFGIVLWELLTGKLPYEHLSPLHAAVGVAQKGLRPEIPRHTHPMLVELIHRCWHQDPSSRPNFTEILEFLLHITMKVAGKGEVKGMYETFSG